Genomic DNA from archaeon BMS3Bbin15:
GAGGTAAGGCAAAACTTAGGTAAATACATACAGCAGTTTAATGGCAAGCAGGTAAAAGTAAACCTGCTCAATGGTGAAATACTCACTGGAGATATGCATACAGACTTTTATAACAAGTATGAGTATCTCCTGGAAGAGGAGTTTGGCACAGTGATAATTAGAAAGGATGCAGTGGCATATATTCGATTGGAGGAAGGGAGTGACACTCCCTCATGCTACTCCGAAAGAAAAGAGAATCATACAACCAGAAAACACCCGAAGATGAAAAACTTCTCTCCTCTGAAACAAAAAACCCAATTATCTGTTTTTGGGGCCTATTTCACACAACTAAACAAATGATTGTTGAAAAAACTAAAAAAATATTGTAATACCCTCCGAAAAGCTAACCTTACAAACTGTTTTTATTTGAAATTAGCTTGTCAGGGCTTTATCTTACTATTAACAGCAGGCAGCAACAGCAGGATATCCTTTCCTACAATTCTTCTACTTTTTTTAAGTTAACATTTTGGGAGATAAAAATATAAAATTGTGAGAAAAAAGACCTGCAGAGACTTGCTGAATGATGACTCCAGCAAGGACCCTATAGAGGAAGAGGGAAACGTTATCTTCCAGGAAGAGTTCAGCAGGCTCAGCAGTACAGAAAGGAGGATAATCGTAGCCATGGCAAAAGGCAAAGAAAAGAACCCGCGGAAATAGCCAGAGAAGCAGAGGTCGAAACCAACGCAGCCACAACCTACCTGAGAGGACTATAGGTAAGGAGGTCGTGGAGAAGATGAAAAGAGGAAAATACATAATTAAAGACAGGCTGTTTGAGAGGTGGATATGCACGGCAGCCGTGGAGAAATCCCTGAACGAAAAGGTGCTTGATGCCCTGACAAAACCCACTACCCTCCAGAAACTATACGAACTCCTGCCAGAACACTCAAAACCGGCAATAAGAGGAACCGTGTACAGGCTCATAAGAAGAGGAATGATTAAAAGAGTTGGAAAGGGAAAATATGTGAAGGGGTAAAAAAAGAGAACCTTCTTAGTAGAAATAAATAAAATATTATAGTATTATAAAAGATAAAAAAGTAGAATATGATTTATAATAATTTAATAAACTCTTCTGCAGTTAGTCCAGCATCCTTTATAAGCTTTCTTAACAATCCTGGTTTTAGCTCTTTATGTTGTGGAATAGAAAGTGTAATTTTTAAACCTTTTTTTCTCATAATTAAGTGGCTTCCAACCTGTCTGTTAGGGTACCATTCTATTTTGGAAAAGGCTTTGGTAGCTTCTTTTCCAGAAATGATTGGTAGCCTTGACATCAAACCACAACTTCTACAACTTTAGAAGAAGGTTTGAAGGTAGCTTCCTTCTCTGCATCTTCAGATAATGATTCAAGACATGCCTGTATAGCTTCCTTAATGTTTTTTAAGGCTTCATCTACTGTATCTCCCTGAGAGTGACACCCCACTAAAGTAGGACAGCTAACCACATAGCCTCCTACTTCTTCATCCTCCTCTATAGTAACATTGAATTTCATATCCTTAACCTTAATTTTAACATTATTCATAGGTAATTGGAATAGTTTCATCCCTTTTGGGTTGCCCTTTATCATCAGCTCCGAGGAGCTACCTTAGGAGGCATAAGGGCTGTGAAACGCAGCCCGAACCTTCCGCATATAACGTAAAGGTTTTGTAATACTCAGGGTAAGAAGAGAGTATATAAAGGAACCAGAAAGAGAGTATAAACATACCTCTGAACCTGCAAGGAGTAGTAGTTCACAGGACTGCTCATTCAACCTTCTCGACTTTTATTTTTTTATCCTTAAAATCTGGTAGACAATTCAAAATTTTCAAAGCTTTTTTAGATTTTTTATAGAAATCAGAATCATTGGTGAAAATTACTATCTCCTCTTCAATATTCAAAGAACATGCCTCGCAAAAAAATTTCAAAATCCATAAAACTCTTAAAATTCACATCCTTTATCTCCTTCACAATTCTTTTGTACAGCTCAGATTACCAGATTTGTGTCAAAAACTGCAACTACCATCTATTTTTTACCCTGTGGCAATAAGCTCCAGAGCACCTTCGGGAAACTCAGAAAGTCTGGCTTTAAGCTCTCCTGAGATAATAGCTATATCTTCATAGAGCACCTCATAATCTGTTAACTCCCTATTAATTCCCTCTATCCTTAGAAGCAGAACCAGAAGATGAAGAAAATATGCCAGCTTCCTGGGTTCAT
This window encodes:
- a CDS encoding YcfA-like protein; translated protein: MSRLPIISGKEATKAFSKIEWYPNRQVGSHLIMRKKGLKITLSIPQHKELKPGLLRKLIKDAGLTAEEFIKLL